Proteins encoded in a region of the Rhodospirillaceae bacterium genome:
- a CDS encoding DNA-binding response regulator, producing the protein MEHSEGMMVHRIAIVDDDKNLLESLEYMLKSEGFFVDIFSNAEQAFHGIRRNSIDLVILDLCMPDISGFKLFQKLKEAIPSLSVIFLTARHEDFLEASGLDLGADDFIRKPCKNEVLLARVNARIKKPILESSNGIKGFTEGQLEVDIDRRQCFWKGDVVPRLTKSEFKIVWFLARRAGIVRTRDQIISHIYGEGYAIQDQAIDTHKKRIVKKFKLIDEDFDQIQAEYGDGYRWKESVGPTDIEFRGREISISA; encoded by the coding sequence ATGGAACATAGTGAGGGCATGATGGTGCATAGAATTGCGATAGTGGATGATGACAAAAATCTATTGGAGTCTCTAGAATATATGTTGAAATCTGAAGGCTTTTTTGTGGATATTTTTAGTAACGCTGAGCAAGCTTTTCATGGAATTAGACGGAATTCCATAGATCTTGTCATCTTAGATCTATGTATGCCTGATATTTCAGGGTTTAAGCTGTTCCAAAAATTAAAGGAAGCGATACCATCTCTTTCTGTCATTTTCTTGACCGCCAGGCACGAAGATTTTCTTGAGGCATCGGGCTTAGACCTCGGGGCTGATGATTTTATTCGTAAGCCTTGCAAAAATGAGGTTCTTCTTGCCCGTGTTAATGCCAGAATAAAGAAGCCGATTTTGGAATCATCGAACGGCATCAAAGGTTTTACCGAGGGGCAGTTGGAGGTAGATATTGATCGCAGGCAATGTTTTTGGAAGGGGGATGTTGTTCCGCGTCTTACAAAAAGTGAATTTAAGATAGTTTGGTTTTTGGCGCGGCGGGCTGGCATAGTTCGTACCCGTGATCAAATTATTAGCCATATCTATGGTGAGGGATATGCTATCCAAGATCAGGCCATCGATACTCATAAGAAAAGAATTGTGAAAAAATTTAAGCTAATAGATGAAGACTTTGATCAGATTCAGGCGGAATATGGGGACGGATATAGATGGAAAGAATCTGTTGGGCCTACGGATATCGAATTTAGAGGACGAGAAATATCGATTAGTGCCTGA